In one Nocardioides sp. NBC_00368 genomic region, the following are encoded:
- a CDS encoding carboxyl transferase domain-containing protein, translating into MGLTSSELIDLVLDAGTWTSWDTPPTYGDLPEAYAADLVKAQERAGTDESVVTGEARIAGRRVAVVLSEFRFLAGSIGRASAERLIAAVERATREGLPLLAGPASGGTRMQEGAPAFVQMVRIAEAVTRHKAAGLPYLVYLRHPTTGGVMASWGSLGHVTVAEPGALLGFLGPKVYEVLNGRPFPSGVQVAENLFAHGLVDGVVPPDELAGLVDRVLGILALRPEKSGAQAEASLASAERSAGDASADVRDASADAGDFSAVDTWDAITRSRRMDRPGARALLRIAASDVVPLNGTGQGERDPGLIIALARFGSAPCLVLAQDRREQAHQPLGPEGLREAQRGMKLAAGLGLPVVTVIDTPGAALSAEAENGGIAGEIARTLGTLVNVETPTLSLMLGEGNGGGALAFLPADRVVAAQHAWLSPLPPEGASAIVHGDSDHAAEMAEAQQVLAVDLQQIGVVDRIVAESPDAADEPEAFCRRVGAVLEDELLALLASGPGEPTARAARYAG; encoded by the coding sequence ATGGGCCTGACCTCCAGCGAGCTGATCGACCTCGTCCTCGATGCCGGGACCTGGACGTCCTGGGACACCCCGCCGACCTACGGCGACCTCCCCGAGGCGTACGCCGCCGACCTGGTGAAGGCACAGGAGCGAGCAGGCACGGACGAGTCGGTGGTCACCGGGGAGGCCCGGATCGCCGGGCGTCGGGTGGCCGTCGTGCTCTCCGAGTTCCGGTTCCTCGCCGGGTCGATCGGGCGAGCATCGGCCGAGCGGCTGATCGCGGCCGTGGAGCGGGCGACGCGCGAAGGACTGCCGCTGCTGGCCGGTCCGGCCTCCGGCGGCACCCGGATGCAGGAAGGCGCCCCGGCGTTCGTGCAGATGGTGCGTATCGCCGAGGCGGTCACCCGCCACAAGGCGGCCGGTCTCCCCTATCTCGTCTACCTGCGCCACCCCACGACCGGCGGCGTGATGGCCTCCTGGGGATCGCTGGGTCACGTCACCGTCGCCGAGCCCGGTGCACTCCTCGGATTCCTGGGCCCGAAGGTCTACGAGGTGCTCAACGGCCGCCCCTTCCCCTCCGGCGTCCAGGTCGCGGAGAACCTCTTCGCGCACGGCCTCGTCGACGGCGTCGTACCTCCCGACGAGCTCGCCGGGCTGGTCGACCGCGTCCTGGGGATCCTGGCCCTGCGCCCCGAGAAGTCAGGCGCGCAGGCCGAGGCGTCGCTCGCGTCGGCCGAGAGGTCAGCGGGTGACGCGTCGGCCGACGTACGTGACGCTTCGGCCGACGCGGGCGACTTCTCGGCGGTCGACACCTGGGACGCGATCACCCGGTCCCGGCGCATGGACCGGCCGGGGGCCCGGGCGCTGCTCCGGATCGCGGCCTCGGACGTCGTGCCGCTCAACGGCACCGGGCAGGGCGAGCGCGACCCGGGTCTGATCATCGCGCTGGCGCGGTTCGGGTCCGCGCCGTGCCTGGTGCTGGCGCAGGACCGGCGCGAGCAGGCCCACCAGCCGCTCGGACCGGAGGGGCTGCGCGAGGCACAGCGCGGGATGAAGCTCGCCGCCGGGCTCGGGCTCCCCGTCGTGACGGTCATCGACACACCCGGCGCCGCACTGTCGGCGGAGGCGGAGAACGGCGGCATCGCCGGCGAGATCGCGCGTACGTTGGGGACGCTCGTCAACGTCGAGACCCCGACGCTCAGCCTGATGCTGGGCGAGGGCAACGGTGGCGGGGCGCTCGCCTTCCTCCCCGCCGATCGCGTGGTCGCGGCCCAGCACGCCTGGCTCTCCCCGCTGCCGCCCGAAGGTGCGAGCGCGATCGTGCACGGCGACTCCGACCATGCCGCCGAGATGGCCGAGGCCCAGCAGGTGCTGGCCGTCGACCTGCAGCAGATCGGCGTGGTCGACCGGATCGTCGCGGAGTCCCCCGACGCCGCCGACGAGCCGGAGGCGTTCTGCCGCCGGGTCGGCGCGGTCCTGGAGGACGAACTGCTCGCGCTGCTCGCCTCCGGACCGGGCGAACCGACGGCTCGGGCCGCCCGCTACGCGGGCTGA
- a CDS encoding HNH endonuclease, whose protein sequence is MTTTMGAVTLYNASFEPLGRVSFKHAVRMLFREVAVVHEQQGDKMIGPHPWPKAVRLVRYIAMHWMYRPAGYSREGVLKRDQHRCAYCGGHARTIDHLLPQSRGGRWTWMNTVAACSRCNGRKGNRTPEEAHMVLRIEPYVPTRAQLAAII, encoded by the coding sequence ATGACCACGACCATGGGCGCCGTGACCCTGTATAACGCCTCCTTCGAGCCGCTCGGGAGGGTCTCGTTCAAGCACGCCGTGCGGATGCTGTTCCGTGAGGTGGCGGTGGTTCACGAGCAACAGGGCGACAAGATGATCGGGCCACACCCATGGCCCAAGGCGGTGCGGCTGGTCCGCTACATCGCCATGCATTGGATGTACCGGCCCGCCGGCTACTCCCGGGAGGGAGTGCTCAAGCGCGACCAGCATCGTTGCGCCTATTGTGGCGGCCATGCCCGCACCATCGACCACCTGCTGCCACAGTCACGCGGCGGGAGATGGACATGGATGAACACGGTCGCGGCGTGCAGCAGGTGCAACGGCCGCAAGGGCAATCGCACCCCCGAGGAGGCCCACATGGTTCTTCGGATCGAGCCGTACGTACCCACCCGCGCGCAGCTCGCGGCCATCATCTGA
- a CDS encoding ROK family transcriptional regulator has protein sequence MSKARRRTLRPIGKLLQEDARRHHRSLVLQHLFAVGPASRADLARASGLTRATVSDLVGSLLEDGLVEELGAPVESRVGKPPMLVGLAADSTHIVAVDVSGDDQVAGAVLNLTGDVIRHTTRCREGRTGSDAVRLVKELVTELIASTDRPILGIGIGSPGVVSADGTVIAAPNLGWTDVALAEQVRRETGRPTYVANDANTAVLGEYTFGQSGDGGLMLVRVGTGVGAGLVLEGALLHGFVDAAGEVGHVTVDPDGPLCACGRTGCLETFLAVPRLRERLETAHDDALVEAGEHLGKALAPVVGTLNLHELVLSGPADLLDGTLRETADRIIRERTMPVSGEPLEFRTSTLGEDVVIVGAAVLVLAGELGVS, from the coding sequence ATGTCCAAGGCGAGACGGCGTACGTTGCGGCCGATCGGAAAATTGCTGCAGGAGGATGCGCGGCGTCATCACCGTTCTCTGGTGCTCCAGCACCTCTTCGCGGTGGGTCCGGCGAGCCGCGCCGACCTGGCTCGCGCCTCCGGTCTGACCCGGGCGACGGTCTCCGATCTGGTCGGCAGCCTGCTCGAGGACGGGCTGGTCGAGGAGCTCGGGGCGCCGGTGGAGAGCCGGGTCGGGAAGCCGCCGATGCTGGTCGGGCTGGCCGCCGACTCCACGCACATCGTGGCCGTCGACGTCTCCGGCGACGACCAGGTCGCCGGAGCCGTGCTCAACCTGACCGGCGACGTCATCCGCCACACCACCAGGTGTCGCGAGGGCCGCACCGGAAGTGACGCGGTCCGGCTGGTGAAGGAGCTGGTCACCGAGCTGATCGCGAGCACCGACCGGCCCATCCTGGGCATCGGGATCGGCAGCCCCGGTGTCGTCTCTGCCGACGGCACCGTGATCGCCGCGCCCAACCTGGGCTGGACCGATGTCGCCCTGGCCGAGCAGGTGCGCCGCGAGACCGGGCGGCCGACGTACGTCGCCAACGACGCCAACACGGCAGTGCTGGGGGAGTACACCTTCGGGCAGTCCGGCGACGGCGGCCTGATGCTCGTCCGGGTCGGCACCGGTGTGGGTGCGGGGCTCGTGCTCGAGGGGGCGCTGCTCCACGGCTTCGTCGACGCGGCCGGTGAGGTCGGGCACGTGACCGTCGACCCCGACGGACCGCTGTGCGCGTGCGGCCGCACCGGCTGCCTGGAGACCTTCCTGGCGGTGCCGCGCCTGCGGGAACGTCTGGAAACGGCCCACGACGATGCGCTCGTGGAAGCCGGAGAACACCTTGGAAAGGCATTGGCGCCTGTGGTCGGAACGCTCAACCTTCACGAGCTGGTCCTCTCCGGACCGGCCGATCTTCTCGACGGGACGCTGCGCGAGACCGCCGACCGGATCATCCGCGAGCGGACGATGCCGGTCAGCGGCGAGCCGCTGGAGTTCCGTACCTCCACGCTCGGCGAGGACGTCGTCATCGTCGGTGCCGCGGTGCTCGTCCTCGCCGGTGAGCTGGGGGTGTCGTGA
- a CDS encoding glycoside hydrolase family 3 N-terminal domain-containing protein translates to MPETSLETLALRVQVPAFAGATLPADYADLLRDGLGGICLFGTNTAAGEESVRSLSAEIRSASAEGGWTPVVTIDEEGGDVTRLEALTGSSVLGAAALGAADDLALTEETGRAIGVRLARAGVNLNLAPVADVNSNPDNPVIATRSFSHDAGIAAKHVAAWVKGLESTGVAACVKHFPGHGDTGQDSHVALPVLEATMETLRERELVPFLAAAEAGAASVMTSHIVVPALDPELPGTLSAPVLGLLRELGYEGPIVSDALDMAGASEPRGIPAAAVLSLKAGADLLLLGPEKPTSLVHETTAAIVAAVESGELALERLQDAVARIDRLLADLAGAQQRPDGALDPRFEERSVEGARRALAAASDLTGIPDLAGAKVVTVDTEANIAVGDVPWGLPPDLVVRPGDPLPDLPDAPLIVQVRDAHRRPEVGRTVAELRGAAVLVEWGWPGTYDGTGVPRLCPQGYSLPGVTAVTEVLRRAGWNRSTSEGHRR, encoded by the coding sequence ATGCCTGAGACCTCCCTCGAGACGCTGGCCCTGCGCGTCCAGGTGCCCGCCTTCGCCGGGGCGACGCTACCTGCCGACTACGCCGACCTGCTCCGCGACGGCCTCGGCGGCATCTGCCTGTTCGGCACCAACACGGCGGCCGGCGAGGAGTCCGTACGCAGCCTCTCGGCCGAGATCCGGTCCGCATCCGCCGAGGGTGGCTGGACCCCGGTGGTCACCATCGACGAGGAAGGTGGCGACGTCACCCGTCTGGAGGCGCTCACCGGGTCCTCGGTGCTCGGGGCCGCGGCCCTCGGCGCCGCCGACGACCTGGCGCTCACCGAGGAGACCGGCCGAGCCATCGGGGTGCGGCTGGCCAGGGCGGGCGTCAACCTCAACCTGGCCCCCGTGGCCGACGTCAACTCCAACCCCGACAACCCGGTGATCGCGACCCGGTCGTTCTCCCACGACGCCGGCATCGCGGCCAAGCATGTCGCGGCGTGGGTGAAGGGCCTGGAGTCGACCGGGGTCGCCGCCTGCGTCAAGCACTTCCCCGGCCACGGCGACACCGGGCAGGACAGCCACGTCGCCCTTCCCGTCCTCGAGGCCACGATGGAGACCCTGCGTGAGCGTGAGCTGGTCCCGTTCCTCGCGGCCGCCGAGGCCGGAGCCGCCTCGGTGATGACCTCCCACATCGTGGTGCCGGCGCTGGACCCGGAGCTCCCCGGCACGCTCTCCGCGCCGGTGCTGGGGCTGCTGCGCGAGCTGGGCTACGAGGGCCCGATCGTCTCCGACGCCCTCGACATGGCGGGTGCCTCGGAGCCCCGCGGGATCCCGGCCGCTGCGGTGCTCTCCCTCAAGGCAGGGGCCGACCTGCTCCTCCTCGGCCCCGAGAAGCCGACCTCGCTGGTCCACGAGACGACCGCCGCGATCGTGGCCGCGGTCGAGTCCGGCGAGCTCGCGCTGGAGCGGCTCCAGGACGCGGTCGCGCGTATCGACCGGCTGCTCGCCGACCTCGCGGGGGCGCAGCAACGGCCCGACGGCGCGCTCGACCCGCGGTTCGAGGAGCGCTCGGTCGAGGGTGCCCGTCGCGCGCTCGCCGCGGCCAGCGACCTCACCGGGATCCCGGACCTGGCCGGTGCCAAGGTCGTGACCGTCGACACCGAGGCCAACATCGCCGTGGGCGACGTGCCGTGGGGGCTGCCACCGGACCTCGTCGTCCGGCCCGGCGACCCGCTTCCGGATCTCCCCGACGCACCCCTCATCGTGCAGGTACGCGACGCCCACCGGCGTCCCGAGGTCGGCCGGACCGTGGCGGAGCTGCGGGGCGCGGCGGTGCTGGTGGAGTGGGGGTGGCCCGGGACGTACGACGGAACGGGGGTGCCACGACTGTGTCCGCAGGGCTACTCGCTGCCCGGTGTGACGGCCGTGACCGAGGTCCTTCGACGAGCGGGCTGGAACCGTTCGACAAGCGAAGGACACCGCCGGTGA
- a CDS encoding ROK family protein: protein MNGARVGLDIGGTKIHGIAIGPDGAVLAEDRAATTLGAEGVVKSAAAVVASLRQALDGGEISSIGVGIPGIVDTRAGTVKHAVNLGLDGDAFPLAALLGERTGAVVTLENDTNAATLGAHAVEDVDDLVYLSLGTGLAAGLYLSGALRRGFHGAAGEVGHLPVDPEGPVCGCGQRGCLELVASGAALAAAWPTSSGHPAAALFAAAAAGDPAAVEVRDRFANGVAAAVRALALAVDPERVVIGGGVASVGEPLREAVAVALTRQAESSPFLASLELASRLRVVSAAPVAAIGAALITPITQPITSTITSATAPPIAPTKD, encoded by the coding sequence GTGAACGGCGCACGGGTCGGCCTCGACATCGGAGGCACCAAGATCCACGGCATCGCGATCGGCCCGGACGGGGCGGTGCTGGCCGAGGACCGCGCCGCCACCACCCTCGGTGCCGAGGGCGTCGTCAAGAGCGCGGCCGCGGTGGTGGCGAGCCTGCGTCAAGCACTCGACGGCGGCGAGATCAGCTCGATCGGGGTCGGCATCCCGGGCATCGTCGACACCCGCGCGGGCACCGTGAAGCATGCGGTCAACCTGGGCCTGGACGGCGACGCCTTCCCGCTCGCGGCGCTCCTCGGCGAGCGGACGGGAGCGGTCGTCACGCTCGAGAACGACACCAACGCGGCCACCCTCGGTGCGCACGCGGTCGAGGACGTCGACGACCTGGTCTACCTTTCGCTCGGCACCGGCCTGGCCGCCGGTCTCTACCTCAGCGGCGCGCTCCGCCGCGGCTTCCACGGAGCCGCCGGCGAGGTCGGGCACCTCCCGGTCGACCCGGAAGGCCCGGTGTGCGGGTGCGGACAGCGCGGCTGTCTCGAACTGGTCGCCTCGGGCGCCGCGCTCGCGGCCGCCTGGCCGACGTCCTCCGGCCACCCCGCCGCGGCGCTCTTCGCGGCAGCGGCCGCGGGTGACCCGGCAGCCGTCGAGGTCCGCGACCGGTTCGCCAACGGCGTCGCCGCTGCCGTACGCGCCCTTGCCCTCGCCGTCGACCCCGAACGGGTCGTCATCGGCGGCGGCGTCGCGTCCGTCGGCGAGCCGCTGCGGGAGGCCGTCGCGGTCGCGCTCACCAGGCAGGCCGAGAGCTCACCGTTCCTCGCGTCCCTGGAGCTCGCCTCGCGCCTGCGGGTGGTCTCGGCCGCCCCTGTCGCCGCCATCGGCGCCGCTCTGATCACGCCGATCACCCAGCCGATCACATCGACGATCACATCGGCGACCGCGCCGCCGATCGCCCCGACGAAGGACTGA